A region of Streptomyces halobius DNA encodes the following proteins:
- a CDS encoding Dps family protein encodes MSVVKSTLSETDRTLVGNALQGALVDLVDLSLMAKQVHWNVIGPRFRSVHLQLDEVVDTARQHMDTVAERCAAIGVTPDGRTATVAKTSGIGEVPDGWIKDGDAVRTLVTGLTAIIERMRERIRATADPDPVSQDILIGLTADLEKHHWMFQAEAH; translated from the coding sequence ATGTCTGTGGTCAAGAGCACGCTCTCCGAAACCGACCGCACCCTCGTCGGGAACGCCCTTCAGGGCGCCCTCGTCGATCTGGTGGATCTCTCCCTCATGGCGAAGCAGGTGCACTGGAACGTCATCGGCCCACGCTTCCGGTCCGTACACCTCCAGCTGGACGAGGTCGTGGACACCGCCCGGCAGCACATGGACACCGTCGCCGAACGGTGCGCCGCGATCGGCGTGACACCGGACGGCCGGACCGCCACGGTCGCCAAGACCAGCGGCATCGGGGAGGTGCCGGACGGCTGGATCAAGGACGGCGACGCCGTACGCACGCTGGTGACGGGCCTGACCGCGATCATCGAGCGGATGCGGGAGCGGATCCGTGCCACCGCGGACCCCGACCCGGTCAGCCAGGACATCCTCATCGGCCTGACCGCCGACCTGGAGAAGCACCACTGGATGTTCCAGGCCGAAGCCCACTGA
- a CDS encoding helix-turn-helix domain-containing protein gives MILLRRLLGDVLRRQRQRQGRTLREVSSSARVSLGYLSEVERGQKEASSELLSSICDALDVRMSELMREVSDELALAELAQSAAASEPVPTPVRPNFNPVSVTSLAGVPEDRVTIKSPADVVDVVAA, from the coding sequence ATGATTCTGCTTCGTCGCCTGCTGGGTGACGTGCTGCGCCGACAGCGTCAGCGCCAAGGCCGAACCCTGCGCGAGGTCTCTTCCTCCGCTCGGGTATCGCTCGGCTATTTGTCCGAGGTGGAGCGGGGGCAGAAGGAGGCTTCCTCCGAGCTGCTCTCATCGATCTGTGACGCGCTGGACGTACGCATGTCAGAGCTCATGCGAGAGGTCAGCGACGAGCTGGCGCTCGCCGAGCTGGCACAGTCCGCGGCCGCGAGCGAGCCGGTGCCCACGCCGGTGCGGCCGAACTTCAACCCGGTGTCGGTCACGTCCCTGGCCGGTGTGCCGGAGGACCGTGTGACCATCAAGTCCCCGGCAGACGTCGTGGATGTCGTCGCGGCCTGA
- a CDS encoding CinA family protein translates to MTGPGSAAARVLELLAGRGQSLAVAESLTGGLVAGALTAVPGASRVVRGSVTAYATDVKRDLLNVDGALLAERGAVDGEVARQMATGVRRVLGADWGIATTGVAGPLPQDGQRVGTVFVAVQGPDGAGEVRRLTLDGDRDRIRQDSIEAVLNLLLSELAEKMRAQDTEQHGGNGCLQP, encoded by the coding sequence GTGACCGGGCCGGGTTCTGCCGCGGCCAGGGTGCTGGAGCTCCTCGCCGGGCGTGGACAGAGCCTGGCGGTGGCCGAATCGCTGACCGGCGGCCTGGTGGCGGGCGCGCTGACCGCCGTCCCCGGAGCCTCGCGGGTCGTCCGCGGCTCGGTGACGGCCTATGCGACCGATGTGAAACGGGACCTGCTGAACGTCGACGGTGCGCTGCTGGCCGAGCGCGGGGCCGTGGACGGCGAGGTCGCGCGGCAGATGGCCACTGGCGTACGGAGGGTGCTGGGCGCCGACTGGGGCATCGCCACCACGGGCGTCGCCGGACCCCTGCCCCAGGACGGCCAGCGCGTGGGCACCGTTTTTGTGGCCGTACAGGGCCCGGACGGCGCCGGAGAGGTGCGTCGGCTGACGCTGGACGGGGATCGTGACCGTATCCGCCAAGACAGCATCGAGGCCGTACTCAACCTGTTGTTGAGCGAACTTGCAGAAAAAATGCGTGCACAGGATACGGAACAACACGGGGGGAATGGATGTTTGCAGCCCTGA
- the pgsA gene encoding CDP-diacylglycerol--glycerol-3-phosphate 3-phosphatidyltransferase, which yields MSGVPASAAGGPRTAPAVRQAGLWNIANVLTMLRLLLVPAFVVLLMYEDGTDPVWRAFAWAAFAIAMITDVFDGHLARTYNLVTDFGKIADPIADKAIMGAALICLSVLGDLPWWVTGVILFRELGITLMRFWVIKHGVIPASRGGKIKTLAQGTAVGMYVLVLTGPLATFRWWMMAVAVVLTVATGLDYVRQAVVMRRAGLAKERAERAERAGQDAER from the coding sequence ATGAGCGGAGTCCCGGCTTCCGCGGCGGGTGGGCCGCGCACCGCGCCGGCCGTCCGGCAGGCCGGGCTGTGGAACATCGCCAACGTCCTGACGATGTTGCGGCTGCTGCTGGTCCCCGCCTTCGTGGTGCTGCTGATGTACGAGGACGGGACCGACCCGGTATGGCGCGCCTTCGCCTGGGCCGCGTTCGCCATCGCCATGATCACCGATGTCTTCGACGGGCATCTGGCGCGCACATACAACCTGGTCACGGACTTCGGCAAGATCGCCGACCCGATCGCGGACAAGGCGATCATGGGTGCCGCGCTGATCTGTCTTTCGGTGCTGGGCGATCTGCCGTGGTGGGTGACCGGCGTGATCCTCTTCCGGGAGCTGGGCATCACGCTGATGCGCTTCTGGGTGATCAAACACGGTGTGATTCCGGCCAGTCGTGGCGGCAAGATCAAGACATTGGCGCAGGGCACCGCGGTGGGGATGTACGTCCTGGTGTTGACCGGACCGCTGGCCACCTTCCGCTGGTGGATGATGGCCGTGGCCGTGGTGCTGACCGTCGCCACCGGGCTCGACTACGTCCGTCAGGCCGTCGTGATGCGCCGGGCCGGACTGGCCAAGGAGCGGGCCGAACGGGCCGAGCGGGCCGGACAGGACGCGGAGCGGTGA
- the rimO gene encoding 30S ribosomal protein S12 methylthiotransferase RimO, with product MPERRTVALVTLGCARNEVDSEELAGRLAADGWELVEEATDADVAVVNTCGFVEAAKKDSVDALLEANDLKDHGRTQAVVAVGCMAERYGKELAEALPEADGVLGFDDYGAISDRLQTILSGGIHAAHTPRDRRKLLPISPAERQSADVALPGHAQTAAAEPAGAPEDLPEGVAPPSGPRAPLRRRLGSSPVASVKLASGCDRRCSFCAIPSFRGSFISRRPSDVLGETRWLAEQGVKEIMLVSENNTSYGKDLGDIRLLETLLPELAAVDGIERIRVSYLQPAEMRPGLIDVLTGTDKVAPYFDLSFQHSAPGVLRAMRRFGDTGRFLELLEQIRTRAPQAGARSNFIVGFPGESEADLAELERFLSEARLDAIGVFGYSDEDGTEAASYEDKVDPDVVAERLARVSRLAEELTAQRAEERVGETVRVLVDRIDDEDGIVGRAAHQAPETDGVTLLSTGPDLAPGRMVEAKVVASEGVDLVAEVLSVVGTACTEEAGR from the coding sequence ATGCCCGAACGCCGTACCGTCGCCCTTGTCACCCTTGGCTGCGCCCGTAACGAGGTGGACTCGGAGGAGCTCGCAGGCCGCTTGGCAGCGGACGGCTGGGAGCTCGTCGAGGAAGCCACCGATGCCGATGTCGCCGTCGTCAACACCTGCGGGTTCGTCGAGGCCGCCAAGAAGGACTCCGTCGACGCCCTGCTCGAAGCCAATGATCTGAAGGATCATGGCAGGACCCAGGCCGTCGTGGCCGTCGGCTGCATGGCCGAGCGCTACGGCAAGGAGCTCGCCGAGGCGCTGCCCGAGGCCGACGGCGTGCTCGGCTTCGACGACTACGGCGCCATCTCGGACCGCCTGCAGACCATCCTGAGCGGCGGCATCCACGCCGCGCACACCCCGCGCGACCGCCGCAAGCTGCTGCCGATCAGTCCGGCGGAGCGGCAGAGCGCCGATGTCGCGCTGCCCGGCCACGCACAGACCGCTGCCGCCGAGCCGGCGGGCGCACCCGAGGATCTGCCGGAGGGCGTCGCGCCCCCCTCCGGGCCGCGTGCGCCGCTGCGCCGCAGACTCGGCAGCAGTCCGGTCGCCTCGGTCAAGCTCGCGTCCGGATGCGACCGGCGCTGCTCGTTCTGCGCCATTCCGTCCTTCCGCGGTTCCTTCATCTCCCGCCGGCCCTCCGATGTGCTCGGCGAGACCCGCTGGCTGGCCGAGCAGGGCGTCAAGGAGATCATGCTGGTCTCCGAGAACAACACCTCGTACGGCAAGGACCTCGGTGACATCCGGCTGCTGGAGACGCTGCTGCCGGAGCTGGCCGCCGTCGACGGCATCGAGCGGATCCGGGTCAGCTATCTGCAGCCCGCCGAGATGCGCCCCGGGCTGATCGATGTGCTGACCGGCACGGACAAGGTCGCGCCGTATTTCGATCTGTCCTTCCAGCACTCGGCGCCCGGCGTGCTGCGCGCGATGCGACGGTTCGGCGATACCGGACGCTTCCTGGAGCTGCTGGAACAGATCCGGACGAGGGCGCCCCAGGCCGGTGCCCGATCCAACTTCATCGTCGGTTTCCCGGGTGAGAGCGAGGCCGATCTGGCGGAGCTGGAGCGCTTTCTCTCCGAGGCCCGGCTGGATGCCATCGGCGTCTTCGGCTACTCCGACGAGGACGGCACCGAGGCCGCCTCGTACGAGGACAAGGTCGACCCCGACGTGGTCGCCGAGCGGCTGGCGCGGGTGTCCCGGCTGGCCGAGGAGCTGACCGCGCAGCGTGCCGAGGAGCGGGTCGGTGAGACGGTCCGGGTGCTGGTCGACCGGATCGACGACGAGGACGGCATCGTCGGGCGGGCCGCGCACCAGGCGCCGGAGACCGATGGCGTCACGCTGCTGTCGACCGGCCCGGACCTGGCGCCCGGTCGTATGGTCGAGGCGAAGGTGGTCGCGAGCGAGGGCGTCGATCTCGTGGCCGAGGTGCTGTCGGTGGTGGGCACGGCGTGTACCGAGGAGGCGGGCAGATGA
- a CDS encoding helix-turn-helix domain-containing protein, with amino-acid sequence MSIGNSPEDDRPSIGRALQQARIHAGLTVEEVSSTTRVRTPIAHAIEQDDFSRCGGDVYARGHIRTLARAVGLNPEPLIAQFDAEHGGRPEPTPAAPLFEAERIRSDPRRPNWTAAMVAAIVAVVGFVGFTLFSDGNRNGGGPIAGGDTANADRPAPTPTKARTTKPPKADPSESAIAGLPKDKVTIKVIARDGQSWISAKDANGKLLQDGLLKQGESMTFTDKKRIDLVLGNAGAVQLYVNGKEVKRVGDKGSVERLSYTPGDPQAG; translated from the coding sequence GTGTCCATCGGCAACTCCCCCGAAGACGACCGGCCTTCCATCGGTCGCGCCCTCCAGCAAGCCCGTATCCACGCAGGACTGACCGTCGAAGAGGTCAGTTCGACGACCCGGGTGCGCACCCCCATCGCGCACGCCATCGAGCAGGACGACTTCTCGCGCTGCGGGGGCGACGTCTATGCCCGCGGACACATCAGAACCCTCGCCCGCGCCGTCGGCCTCAACCCCGAACCGCTGATCGCGCAGTTCGACGCCGAGCACGGCGGACGGCCCGAGCCCACCCCCGCGGCGCCGCTTTTCGAGGCGGAGCGGATCCGCTCCGACCCTCGCCGCCCCAACTGGACCGCCGCGATGGTCGCCGCGATCGTCGCCGTCGTCGGTTTCGTCGGCTTCACGCTCTTCAGCGACGGCAACAGGAACGGCGGCGGACCGATCGCGGGCGGCGACACCGCCAACGCGGACCGGCCGGCACCGACACCCACCAAGGCGCGCACCACCAAGCCCCCCAAGGCCGACCCGTCCGAGAGCGCCATCGCCGGGCTGCCCAAGGACAAGGTCACGATCAAGGTGATCGCCCGGGACGGCCAGAGCTGGATCTCCGCCAAGGACGCCAACGGCAAGCTCCTGCAGGACGGCCTGCTCAAGCAGGGCGAGTCCATGACCTTCACCGACAAGAAGCGGATCGACCTGGTCCTGGGCAACGCCGGGGCCGTACAGCTGTACGTCAACGGCAAGGAGGTCAAGCGGGTCGGCGACAAGGGTTCCGTGGAGCGGCTCAGCTACACCCCTGGGGACCCCCAGGCCGGCTGA
- a CDS encoding DNA translocase FtsK, with product MASRTSGKGTQSTAGPSKQRAGQSGGAAKKTAAKQPSSGKSAAGKRASAKPPAKKTAAAKRAPAKKAPAKKAAPKPAPSPTGGVYRIARACWLGLAHAIGAMFRGVGRGAKNLDPAHRKDGLALLLLGLALIIAAGTWSSLSGPVGDLVDLLVTGAFGRLDLVVPILLGGIAVRLIRHPEQPEANGRIVIGLSALVLGVLGQVAMACGSPGRGEGIAAIQDAGGYLGWAASKPLIFTVGQTLAVALLALLTVFGLLVVTATPVNAIPQRLRLLGTKLGVLQPEPDAGEQAEEYAEDWRERPARRSRRTAGAAPADPEALEEKALAERRGPARSAGEHAADRSMDAVDVAAAAAAALDGAVLHGVQPSPLVAGLSSGISGDRRDPDGEDSGAEGGAVPPARAAEPSGAEHTPAVADFTKPAPEPSDLPARAEQLQLSGDITYALPSLDLLSRGGPGKTRSAANDAIVASLTNVFQEFKVDAAVTGFTRGPTVTRYEVELGPAVKVEKITALAKNIAYAVASPDVRIISPIPGKSAVGIEIPNTDREMVNLGDVLRLADSAGDEHPMLVALGKDVEGGYVMANMTKMPHVLVAGATGSGKSSCINCLITSVMVRATPEDVRMVLVDPKRVELTAYEGIPHLITPIITNPKRAAEALQWVVREMDLRYDDLAAYGFRHIDDFNEAVRNGTVTPPEGSGRELSPYPYLLVIVDELADLMMVAPRDVEDSIVRITQLARAAGIHLVLATQRPSVDVVTGLIKANVPSRLAFATSSLADSRVILDQPGAEKLIGKGDGLFMPMGANKPVRMQGAFVPEAEVAAVVQHCKDQMAPVFRDDVTVGSKQKKEIDEDIGDDLDLLCQAAELVVSTQFGSTSMLQRKLRVGFAKAGRLMDLMESRNIVGPSEGSKARDVLVKPDELDGVLSVIRGEATE from the coding sequence ATGGCCTCACGTACGTCCGGCAAGGGAACCCAGAGCACGGCGGGCCCCTCGAAGCAGCGCGCCGGGCAGTCCGGAGGCGCCGCGAAGAAGACCGCCGCGAAGCAGCCGTCCTCCGGAAAAAGCGCGGCCGGAAAGCGGGCGTCCGCCAAGCCGCCGGCGAAGAAGACCGCCGCGGCGAAGCGGGCCCCGGCCAAGAAGGCACCCGCGAAAAAGGCCGCCCCGAAACCGGCGCCGTCACCGACCGGCGGCGTCTACCGCATCGCCCGGGCCTGCTGGCTCGGGCTGGCCCATGCCATCGGGGCGATGTTCCGCGGGGTGGGCCGCGGCGCGAAGAACCTCGACCCGGCACACCGTAAGGACGGCCTCGCGCTGCTGCTGCTCGGCCTCGCCCTGATCATCGCGGCCGGTACCTGGTCCAGCCTCAGCGGGCCGGTCGGCGACCTCGTCGACCTGCTGGTGACCGGTGCCTTCGGCCGGCTCGACCTGGTGGTGCCGATTCTGCTGGGTGGTATCGCGGTACGGCTGATCCGCCATCCCGAGCAGCCGGAGGCCAACGGCCGGATCGTCATCGGGCTGTCCGCGCTGGTGCTCGGCGTCCTCGGGCAGGTCGCGATGGCCTGCGGTTCGCCGGGCCGGGGCGAGGGCATCGCGGCCATACAGGACGCCGGCGGCTACCTCGGCTGGGCCGCGTCCAAGCCGCTGATCTTCACGGTCGGGCAGACCCTCGCGGTGGCGCTGCTGGCGCTGCTGACCGTCTTCGGACTGCTGGTGGTGACCGCGACGCCGGTGAACGCCATCCCGCAGCGGCTGCGGCTCCTCGGCACCAAGCTGGGCGTGCTGCAGCCCGAGCCGGACGCCGGGGAGCAGGCGGAGGAGTACGCGGAGGACTGGCGCGAGCGGCCCGCCCGCAGGTCCCGGCGGACGGCAGGGGCGGCCCCGGCGGACCCGGAGGCGCTGGAGGAGAAGGCGCTGGCCGAGCGCCGAGGCCCGGCCCGGTCCGCCGGGGAGCACGCCGCGGACCGGTCGATGGACGCGGTGGACGTGGCCGCCGCAGCCGCCGCCGCGCTGGACGGCGCGGTGCTGCACGGCGTCCAGCCCTCCCCGCTCGTCGCCGGCCTCAGCAGCGGCATCTCGGGCGACCGGCGGGACCCCGACGGCGAGGACAGCGGAGCGGAGGGCGGCGCGGTGCCGCCGGCCCGCGCGGCGGAGCCGTCGGGTGCCGAGCACACCCCGGCGGTGGCGGACTTCACCAAGCCCGCGCCGGAACCGTCCGATCTGCCGGCCCGCGCCGAACAGCTCCAGCTGTCCGGCGACATCACCTACGCGTTGCCCTCCCTCGACCTGCTCTCCCGCGGCGGCCCCGGCAAGACCCGCAGCGCCGCGAACGACGCGATAGTGGCCTCGCTGACCAATGTGTTCCAGGAGTTCAAGGTCGACGCGGCGGTCACCGGCTTCACCCGCGGCCCGACGGTCACCCGCTACGAGGTCGAGCTCGGCCCGGCCGTCAAGGTCGAGAAGATCACCGCGCTGGCCAAGAACATCGCCTACGCCGTCGCCAGTCCGGACGTCCGCATCATCAGCCCGATCCCCGGCAAGTCCGCGGTCGGCATCGAGATCCCCAACACCGACCGCGAGATGGTCAACCTCGGCGATGTGCTGCGGCTGGCCGACTCCGCGGGCGACGAACACCCGATGCTGGTGGCGCTCGGCAAGGACGTCGAGGGCGGCTACGTCATGGCCAACATGACGAAGATGCCGCACGTCCTGGTCGCCGGGGCCACCGGCTCCGGCAAGTCGTCCTGCATCAACTGCCTGATCACCTCGGTGATGGTCCGCGCCACCCCGGAGGACGTGCGGATGGTGCTGGTCGACCCCAAGCGCGTCGAACTGACCGCCTACGAAGGCATCCCGCACCTCATCACGCCGATCATCACCAACCCCAAGCGCGCCGCCGAGGCCCTGCAGTGGGTGGTCCGCGAGATGGACCTGCGCTACGACGACCTCGCGGCCTACGGGTTCCGGCATATCGACGACTTCAACGAAGCGGTGCGCAACGGCACGGTGACCCCGCCCGAGGGCAGCGGGCGCGAGCTGTCGCCGTACCCGTATCTGCTGGTCATCGTCGACGAGCTGGCGGACCTGATGATGGTCGCGCCGCGGGACGTGGAGGACTCCATCGTCCGCATCACCCAGCTCGCGCGGGCGGCCGGTATCCATCTGGTGCTCGCCACCCAGCGGCCGTCCGTCGATGTCGTCACCGGCCTGATCAAGGCCAATGTGCCCTCCCGGCTGGCCTTCGCCACCTCCTCGCTCGCCGACAGCCGGGTCATCCTCGACCAGCCGGGCGCGGAGAAGCTGATCGGCAAGGGCGACGGGCTGTTCATGCCGATGGGTGCGAACAAGCCGGTCCGTATGCAGGGCGCGTTTGTGCCCGAGGCCGAGGTCGCGGCGGTCGTCCAGCACTGCAAGGATCAGATGGCGCCGGTATTCCGCGATGACGTCACCGTCGGCAGCAAGCAGAAAAAGGAGATCGACGAGGACATCGGCGATGACCTCGATCTGCTCTGCCAGGCCGCTGAGCTGGTGGTTTCCACCCAGTTCGGATCCACGTCGATGCTTCAGCGCAAGCTGCGGGTGGGGTTCGCCAAGGCCGGGCGGCTGATGGACCTGATGGAGTCGCGGAACATCGTCGGACCCAGCGAGGGGTCCAAGGCGCGCGATGTCCTCGTGAAGCCGGATGAATTGGACGGAGTGCTCTCGGTCATCCGCGGGGAAGCTACCGAGTAG
- a CDS encoding response regulator, protein MVQKAKILLVDDRPENLLALEAILSALDQTLVRASSGEEALKALLTDDFAVILLDVQMPGMDGFETAAHIKRRERTRDIPIIFLTAINHGPHHTFRGYAAGAVDYISKPFDPWVLRAKVSVFVELYMKNCQLREQASLLRLQLEGGRPNGEDPKESAGLLAELSARLAAVEEQAEALSKQLDESADAAAVATAAHLERKLTGLRRALDALEPGTGSAGA, encoded by the coding sequence ATGGTGCAGAAGGCCAAGATCCTCCTGGTCGATGACCGGCCGGAGAATCTGCTGGCGCTGGAGGCGATCCTCTCCGCGCTCGATCAGACACTGGTGCGGGCATCGTCCGGGGAGGAAGCGCTCAAAGCACTGCTCACGGACGATTTCGCGGTGATTCTGCTCGATGTGCAGATGCCGGGGATGGACGGATTCGAGACCGCGGCGCACATCAAGCGGCGCGAGCGCACCCGCGACATCCCGATCATCTTCCTCACCGCCATCAACCACGGCCCGCACCACACCTTCCGTGGCTATGCGGCCGGCGCGGTCGACTACATCTCCAAGCCGTTCGACCCGTGGGTGCTGCGCGCCAAGGTCTCGGTGTTCGTCGAGCTCTACATGAAGAACTGCCAACTCCGTGAGCAGGCTTCGCTGCTGCGGCTCCAGCTGGAGGGCGGGCGGCCGAACGGCGAGGATCCCAAGGAGTCCGCGGGGCTGCTCGCCGAGCTGTCCGCGCGGCTGGCCGCGGTCGAGGAGCAGGCGGAGGCGCTGTCCAAGCAGTTGGACGAGTCGGCGGACGCCGCCGCGGTCGCCACCGCCGCGCATCTTGAGCGCAAACTGACCGGTTTGCGCCGGGCGCTGGATGCGCTGGAGCCGGGAACGGGGTCCGCCGGAGCCTGA